The Aureibacter tunicatorum DNA segment TTCGTTGATGATAGCATATCCTCTTTTTAGTGCTGATATATAGTTTTCCACTTCTTTACTTGAGGCATTAACATATGAATCAATATTTAGGCTTTCTTTAAATATATCATCATGTGTCGTTACAATATTCTCGACTTCTGAGCTGTCTTTAGCTTCTTGTATACTCAAGGTGTTAATCAAAATCTCTTCATTTGGAATGTTTCTCGAACTTGCCTTTAGTTCAGCCAGTGCTCTGTGAGCAGGTATCAAAGCCTTATACACTTTCATACTTTCTTTTATTTCTTGGTACGGCAAGTTCATAGGTTGCCACTTCGTGTTAAGTTTTCCCATTTTCTTTTATACGATCATATCCTCATGTAAAGAAAAAACGTTTTCTTTTACATGACAACCCTTTCATGTAAAATATTTTCATTTTCTTTTACATGACTTTTCGTACAGACACAATCCCTTGCGTCTCCCAATCCATAAAGAAAACATTATACCCATTCCGAATCCTTCGCGATCTTCTTCCCGTAAACAACCTCGCCCTATCCAGCGTTTCAACGCTGTTATTAAAACAAATGAAACCATACCCCAGTGTTTTAACACTGGGAGCAAACACAAACGACTATGCCCTCAGGATTCCACCAGAAGCTCATCAAAGAACGCAATCAACAAATCATAAGAAACTCCAAAGGAAAGACCGCCTTAGCTATAGCAGACGAAACAGGCCTGTCCATCACGACCGTGCGACGTCATGTCGCTGAAATGGGTATCATGCTCGCTCCCGCCGTCGAACGCAAAAAATACCGAAAAGCGAAGCGTAATTGGTAAAACTTGCTGATTAATTCGTTTATATGCGACGAACAATTAAGACTATCGATAAAAAAGTTTATAGCTTGAATTTAAAAATCATTATTTAATTACAATCTATGACTTATCTTAAATAAGATGAAATATATCTATTGTCATTATTAAATTTAAGTTATTTAAGGTGTATTCTATTGTTTTACACCTATGATTGTGTTTTTTTAGTAGTATAAATTGTAATATGGCTTTTTGTAATAAAGGTTATGTTTTTTTCATTGCTAAAATAAATTTCATGTCTACACACTCTCAATGCTTGAGAATTTTTAAGATGATAGGCGATTTATCTCATTCGCATGGTATTACCGTTGAGGAAGCTTGCGATAAATATGGTATTTCACGTCAGGTATTTATTAAAGACAAGAACCTGATTGATGAATTAATATATCCCGGCTTTATTTCAAAAGAACCTGTTGTTGGAGAAAAATACTTTCGCTATTGCATCAAAAAAGATGGTGAAATAATGAAGGATACTTTTTTGACTCAAGAAGAAGAAAGGCAATTAATGGCTCTGATCAGTAAAGAAGATCCCAACGATTTTAGTGAGATTAGAAAAAAGCTATTTATGTTCAGCCATAACGAAGTGATGAAATTAGCTAATACCCTCACACACAGAGTAGAAATTGCATATGCTATTAAGCATCAAAAAATTATCAACCTGATCAAATACGAAGCCCCTTTTTTAAATAATATCCAAGATTATAAAGTCGAACCTATTGATCTTTTTGATAATAACAAAAGACTTTATGCCCTTGATATCGAAGACAATATTTGTAAAACATTCAAAATCGATAGAATCTCATCCTTGACTGTTACTAAGGACTCCGTTTCTCATTTTGATTTTTATCAACCCAAATTTCACGATGCTTTTGGTTGGTCCTGTGCAGAATCAGAGACTTTGCATGTTGCATTTGATATGTCTCGCCTTGCAGGTAATATGCTAATTGAGAATTATCCTGATACCAAAGCCCAAAGAATTTCTGTGGACAATGATCAATTCCCTTATCGGTTCAAAGCTGAAGTAGCCAGATATCAAGGTGTTGGAAGATTTGTATTAAGTCTTCCCGGTCATATTGATAATATCCAAGATCAAGATTTTTTGAATTATTTGCAGGAAAGCAAAAAAAAATATCTTTTTTAAAATATTTTCTCAGCTGTAAACTTATACAGCACACCTACTCTTTTACTTTGCCTACAGCTTAAGGCAAACAGGTCATAAGTTTCTTGATCTGAATTAATTATGAAATCAAATAAACTACTATGGTAGAATATAATATCTTATTCAAACAGATTGAAGGCAGTGATAAGCTAAGTTATACCTTTGCTACTGTCATGGGATCTGCTCTCAATAAGAAAATTGGAGAGGTCAGTCCCGAAGCAGGTGAATTTTTACATAATCGCGGTTATCAAGGAGAACATCGCAATTTTAAGCTCCTTACACATAGGCTTCGTCCCAGAGAATATGAGACGACTTCTAATGCCATGGTATTAAAGGGAGATAAATTAATTGGTTGGAGCATACGTTTTTTTGATCGTAATCTGGCTAAGGTATTTGAAAAATCTCTTCTTATGAACCCTGTATGGGAATTGGGTGATGATTTTGGTCATCGCCAATGGGAAGTCGTTAAAAGTGATCTTTCTCGAAAGCCTTTATTTAAGCCTGTAATGAAATACAGCTTGATAACTCCTGCACCTATTACCAAACGCAATGAAAAAACAGGTAAATCAACATATCTGGTTTACAAAAATCAGCCGGAGCAGGTATTGGAGCAAATCAAAAAAAATATCCGCAACAAAGCTGTTGCCCTTTACAATTTTGGTATGGCAGGAGATGGCTTTGAAGAAGGACTTGAGGATTTGGATATTCGTATCTTAGGCAATGCCAGAGCCAGTGGTTTAGTTTTCAAAAAATCTCAACCCAAGCCCGTTCCCGGCAATCTGTTTGACTTCGAGCTTATCGCTCCTGTAGAAGTCCAAAAACTCATTTATTACGGAGGATTCATGGGCAAAACAGCCATGGGATGTGGATATCTTAAAGTGATATAACCATGACGCAATTGAATTTCACTTCCGAGACTCATCTGTTTAGAACAGAAAGTACTCAGCAGGTTTTTGATCAATGGATTGACTTGGTTTTGTCAGGAATTGTTGAAACCAAAGGTATCATTGAAGCCAAAGGTCTTTTCACTGTTGAAGGCAAAACCAAATATGTAGGGTATGATCAACCTTATCATATCCATATTTTACAAGGGATCATGCCGGCTTTAAATCTTTTAGAGCGTTTGGCTGAGTCAAATGACTGGAAATCCAGAGACGACTACCAGCAGATCATCAAGACATTCATACTTGGCTTCACTTTCCATGATGCAAATAAGCTGATGGATATCGAAGATTTAGGAGAAGCAATATCTCATTTAGCAGATTCAGGTTTTCTTAATGATATTAAAGCCTATGATTTTTTTCCAGAATTAGACGATTATTGGGGAGATATTGAAGAATTAGTGCTTTATGCAGAAAACCGTACCAGTTTGCAAGCACTAGGTAAAGCAACCAAATTACCTAAAGCTCTTTTAGAAGAATTAAATCCTCTTGTACGTTTCGCCGATGAGATTGCCTCTGCAGGAGGTGCTGATATTTACGAATGGAAGGACAATGCTTGGCTATTAAAAAATACCATGAAAGACAGCCTTCAGTCTATTCAGGATTTTTATGCTTTCTTTAAAGAAAAATTAGTTAACCTTATTCCTGATGCTCCTGAGGTTTCTTTTATTAAGATGCAAAGAAACCCATTCCGTTTGGTTTCCGATCAGATCATGAAAGTGACAGCGAATTATTTGGAAGAGAAAGGTATGCATACTTTTTCTTTCATGAGAGATGGCTTTTTATACTGGGGAAATCCTCTAAACTCGGATGATCTTCAGGAAATTGAAAATCGCCTTTCGGGGGAATCTCGTAAAAGTGTCGATCCTGTCAAATTAACCAAAGTAGATTTTCAATCATGTAAACTCGGATTTATAGGTAGTATCCCTTTTGATTTAGAGGTTTGGGAAGACATTCTCTCATCTGTTTCAGATAACTTCTTGCATATGGCTCCTAATGGAGTTGATAAACTTGGTGAA contains these protein-coding regions:
- a CDS encoding CRISPR-associated endoribonuclease Cas6; the encoded protein is MVEYNILFKQIEGSDKLSYTFATVMGSALNKKIGEVSPEAGEFLHNRGYQGEHRNFKLLTHRLRPREYETTSNAMVLKGDKLIGWSIRFFDRNLAKVFEKSLLMNPVWELGDDFGHRQWEVVKSDLSRKPLFKPVMKYSLITPAPITKRNEKTGKSTYLVYKNQPEQVLEQIKKNIRNKAVALYNFGMAGDGFEEGLEDLDIRILGNARASGLVFKKSQPKPVPGNLFDFELIAPVEVQKLIYYGGFMGKTAMGCGYLKVI
- a CDS encoding helix-turn-helix transcriptional regulator, yielding MSTHSQCLRIFKMIGDLSHSHGITVEEACDKYGISRQVFIKDKNLIDELIYPGFISKEPVVGEKYFRYCIKKDGEIMKDTFLTQEEERQLMALISKEDPNDFSEIRKKLFMFSHNEVMKLANTLTHRVEIAYAIKHQKIINLIKYEAPFLNNIQDYKVEPIDLFDNNKRLYALDIEDNICKTFKIDRISSLTVTKDSVSHFDFYQPKFHDAFGWSCAESETLHVAFDMSRLAGNMLIENYPDTKAQRISVDNDQFPYRFKAEVARYQGVGRFVLSLPGHIDNIQDQDFLNYLQESKKKYLF